A genome region from Neptunomonas japonica JAMM 1380 includes the following:
- the dndE gene encoding DNA sulfur modification protein DndE, which produces MLPNRMHLKRQTEEHLKKLKGYTGITPNVASRIAFFRSLESGYRFSGEAINLDGSLVLDKITWLGDLELAVETLLRKYYPELDSKGLELAWASHVEDGIASIRNLKSLKEFAAAL; this is translated from the coding sequence ATGTTGCCTAATCGAATGCACCTAAAAAGACAGACTGAAGAGCATCTGAAGAAGTTGAAGGGCTACACAGGTATTACACCTAATGTTGCTTCGCGTATTGCCTTCTTTAGATCACTAGAGAGTGGCTATCGTTTCTCGGGAGAGGCTATTAACTTAGATGGTTCTCTTGTGCTTGATAAGATAACTTGGCTGGGTGATCTTGAGTTAGCGGTGGAGACCTTGCTTAGAAAGTACTACCCAGAACTCGACTCTAAAGGGCTTGAGCTAGCCTGGGCATCACACGTGGAAGATGGGATTGCTAGTATTCGAAATCTTAAAAGCTTAAAGGAATTTGCGGCTGCATTATAG
- a CDS encoding DGQHR domain-containing protein: protein MISIEIQAIKVNQPIGSFYIGKMKASELVSITYPDMREMKKENDLNSYLGIQRELNKKRAEEIRQYVKTFGATFPNSIILSIDDEHCTWKEEKGLFVIESENPNKIARILDGQHRVAGFMNKEATALDEDQCRFITPDGYQDFELVVTFFVGLDLPDQASIFSIVNLKQTPVRKSLVYDLEALSNTRSPQKSAHTIVVSLNKNNKSPFYNRIKRLGIKTPDIENEKLSQSTVVEEIMKLMSPDPLADREYFLKKSKSGLFSKSIKLENTDKDSFKKYPLRELFINERDDDIAKMLWSYFDSVKASWPEQWDKNNKKAILNKTVGFYALMHFFSDLVAKMPPTEDIRDYFQKSIKKVTFQKSDFDTNMEPSSKTTSRLYGIMKSSLS, encoded by the coding sequence ATGATCTCTATAGAAATACAAGCCATTAAGGTAAATCAGCCTATCGGAAGCTTTTATATCGGAAAAATGAAAGCATCTGAACTAGTGTCTATTACTTACCCTGACATGAGAGAAATGAAAAAAGAGAATGATCTTAATTCATATCTTGGAATTCAACGAGAGCTGAACAAAAAGAGAGCTGAAGAAATCAGACAATATGTAAAAACATTTGGAGCAACTTTCCCAAATTCAATTATTCTATCTATCGATGACGAACATTGTACATGGAAAGAAGAAAAAGGGCTTTTTGTGATCGAAAGTGAAAACCCAAATAAAATTGCTCGCATATTAGATGGGCAACATAGAGTGGCGGGCTTCATGAATAAAGAGGCAACGGCATTAGATGAAGACCAATGCCGATTTATCACTCCTGATGGCTATCAAGATTTCGAGCTTGTTGTAACATTTTTTGTAGGTTTAGATTTACCAGATCAAGCATCTATATTCTCTATTGTAAACCTAAAGCAGACTCCAGTTAGAAAAAGCCTTGTGTATGACCTTGAAGCACTTTCTAACACTAGGAGTCCGCAAAAATCTGCTCATACTATTGTAGTATCGCTTAATAAAAATAATAAAAGCCCTTTCTATAATCGTATAAAACGACTTGGCATAAAAACGCCAGATATCGAAAACGAGAAACTAAGCCAGTCCACAGTTGTTGAAGAGATAATGAAACTTATGTCTCCTGATCCATTGGCCGATAGAGAGTATTTTCTTAAAAAGTCAAAATCAGGGCTTTTTTCCAAAAGTATTAAGCTAGAAAATACCGATAAAGATAGCTTTAAAAAGTATCCATTAAGGGAACTATTTATTAATGAGAGAGATGACGATATAGCGAAAATGCTTTGGTCTTATTTTGATTCAGTGAAAGCGTCATGGCCCGAACAATGGGATAAAAATAACAAAAAGGCAATTTTAAATAAAACTGTTGGCTTTTACGCTTTAATGCATTTTTTCTCAGATTTAGTTGCAAAAATGCCTCCTACAGAAGATATAAGAGACTATTTTCAAAAATCTATTAAAAAAGTAACATTTCAAAAATCTGATTTTGACACCAATATGGAGCCATCATCAAAGACTACATCAAGACTATACGGAATCATGAAGAGTAGCCTTTCCTAA
- the dptH gene encoding DNA phosphorothioation-dependent restriction protein DptH — protein sequence MSVKFFEEFVVPHFLKLTEGYIQAGYRYQFKSPDVDKSRKLYHAFRHSQQGLGTLNFQNTTLTYIDCAGVKLIPVMHRDGSETGYTENFISFLRDVVAAQQGNFAGTALLIIHNSLLDTLINSAEDITAEGGIFSPAKIKESLADEINDKDTLEGREVSKILLEYQYDLITEDKGSMFGFESLHEAIADGDIRFHEIDLLEDPAILSMCGGAKPTENEKTQVRKRLDQNKALFDQISDVVEHYSDQLSDHLPYFSDSFIAKHFGQDQPDSWKMVSFDEYSKEQERNREQLLVITNESSASAKIVVRTKSEATSAQRERHILLEVDPGRDDFDLSLDFSGSKINSDEIKLVDKTNTISRNNIQLSGGHVNANLTLTGTITDKPLYFSLTLNRPKTSEKFKFKCLVVKQGWFNTAAIENSFLINPVKQVVSLQTQESDLAVSLSAGSQRTSLDEVDQCFDVTQHGIIDYEALANEVERISFTLYNGLAELEFIIEGAAATETLILPLIFDQSRDKRLFSDAFFGVFNRSKQRVYVEHKELKNDKPTLDLLNREATWVDKSLLHRFGEKESLNLTEIAEIAPELCTAYQALFVYYVDNKTLPSLCGWGPEYQILVKAVVNAYHRYLAYIEPNKTLDEADKTVLKIGMYKQEDGEWLTPFHPLVLAYYLNLVERATVEGDQSFISLPKVTLNRLNPQGLLPFIYDPQHEFSYVKAVEDNCFWLHCVPYQETNYSYVTKLVRDKISEFSAAFSCLFNIKKGSARPTLIMNSINNYDNHELFMGIVEHIIKQRTKCFNIHVNLYDDKLQDSEFDQFSEMASYEKIKQVYGLNKGKAKDHADTIVDIMRTRVTYSKFTHGDAKEQAYAHLSFFRNNQKIMVIDDVNPKEKLSGISCHGLINGEASSNEGSNYITGFGLKGLEYENSEVIDIALLLNRLNKPARSNTKTYSKNSSIALAIDDKFKSLLDRSYDSSIWTTIIDPKVTLDFFDNDGDTLLIHYSDQYTSSAGYDAITVTRQSDLYDKVLEKDNGGSVTEFNAFNGEWLLKMITDNDNIRKERKGILAAYKLISCLLSKSDIIWVPMSAAEMIRVSGNIGLNMSESEFSRRLQGFKSGPISDDVLFVGFKNQQLYLLSLEVKTGSSYNPTKAVKQAKELVRYLSDLLIGKDLAASLFRSLFVRQALMQVDKYELYGIYHDDYFAPLLAHKEWWLQGDYSLAGIKGYPQGFVVANLENDKCFETKPVLIDNILKIEVPSSFMAKTISTPLMELWQDYSATAAAKIQDVYFLNAKTEATTLVFDALSEPEPLPTQEEPVPALPVEYESVSHNAVLDVTTAVIEPTPQAALKVLIGHEINHQEPVYWEPTNTAKFMNTNSGIIGTMGTGKTQCTKSVVTQLYRNQHQNIDGKAIGMLIFDYKSDYVDEQFLNATQGKKFNLHKLPYNPLSLFGDTPMLPVHTARGFSETMSKAFGLGQKQQLRLRKLIAEAYELAGINKADKTTWTKPAPTIRDVWALFIDQEKVEEDSLYAALESLYELEIFEDDINKCHSLYDLVDCITVVELAGYPPQIQNLVVALTLDLFYSQMQKQGKPEVRGDFRQITKMILVDEADNFMSQDFPSLRKVLKEGREYGVGVTLSTQDITHFKTKENDYSAYILSWVVHRVSQIKSQDIKSLFNKDDKPEQDNLMKTIRELDKHHSLYIDGDKKICKIKDLAFWEIST from the coding sequence ATGTCCGTAAAATTCTTTGAAGAGTTCGTTGTCCCGCACTTCCTTAAGCTTACCGAAGGCTATATTCAAGCAGGATACCGGTATCAGTTTAAGTCACCTGATGTTGATAAAAGTAGAAAGCTCTATCACGCCTTCAGGCACTCCCAGCAAGGCTTAGGTACTTTAAATTTTCAGAATACGACCCTAACTTATATTGATTGTGCGGGGGTTAAATTAATCCCCGTTATGCACCGAGATGGTAGTGAAACGGGTTACACCGAAAATTTCATCTCCTTCTTACGTGATGTGGTGGCTGCGCAGCAGGGTAACTTCGCAGGTACAGCGCTCCTAATTATCCATAACAGCTTACTCGATACCCTGATTAACAGCGCAGAAGATATAACTGCTGAAGGCGGTATTTTTTCTCCTGCCAAAATCAAAGAGTCCTTGGCTGATGAGATCAATGATAAAGACACCCTAGAGGGGCGAGAAGTATCTAAGATTTTGCTGGAGTACCAATACGACCTGATTACTGAAGACAAAGGCAGCATGTTTGGTTTTGAGTCACTTCATGAAGCTATAGCCGATGGTGATATTCGGTTTCACGAGATTGATCTTTTAGAAGATCCCGCCATTTTGAGTATGTGCGGTGGCGCTAAGCCCACTGAAAACGAAAAAACGCAGGTTCGTAAGCGGCTTGATCAAAACAAAGCCCTATTTGATCAGATTTCAGATGTAGTAGAGCACTACTCCGACCAACTATCCGACCACCTGCCTTATTTCAGCGACAGCTTTATAGCCAAGCACTTTGGTCAAGATCAACCAGATAGCTGGAAGATGGTTAGTTTTGATGAGTACAGCAAAGAACAAGAACGTAATCGCGAACAGTTATTAGTAATTACGAATGAAAGCTCCGCCTCAGCCAAGATAGTAGTACGTACAAAAAGTGAAGCAACATCCGCACAGCGTGAACGACACATATTGCTAGAAGTTGACCCCGGTCGCGACGACTTCGATTTAAGCCTCGATTTTAGCGGGAGTAAAATTAACAGCGATGAAATTAAACTTGTCGATAAAACCAACACAATTAGCCGTAATAACATTCAACTCAGCGGAGGCCATGTTAACGCCAACCTAACGCTAACCGGAACCATCACTGATAAGCCCCTGTATTTCTCTCTCACGCTGAACCGGCCGAAGACTTCCGAGAAGTTTAAATTTAAGTGCTTGGTAGTTAAGCAAGGTTGGTTTAATACCGCAGCAATAGAAAACAGCTTCTTAATAAATCCAGTGAAGCAAGTCGTGAGCCTACAGACACAAGAAAGTGATCTAGCTGTTTCTCTCTCCGCCGGTTCACAACGAACATCGCTGGATGAAGTTGATCAGTGCTTCGATGTAACCCAGCATGGCATCATCGATTATGAAGCACTTGCCAATGAAGTCGAGCGCATCAGCTTTACTCTTTACAATGGTTTAGCTGAACTTGAATTTATTATTGAAGGTGCCGCAGCTACAGAGACTCTGATCTTACCGCTGATCTTTGACCAAAGTCGCGACAAGCGTTTGTTTAGCGATGCATTTTTTGGTGTTTTTAACCGCTCTAAACAACGGGTATATGTTGAACACAAAGAGCTTAAAAACGACAAGCCAACACTCGACTTACTTAACCGTGAAGCGACCTGGGTCGACAAGTCATTACTTCATCGCTTTGGTGAAAAGGAAAGTTTAAACCTAACAGAGATTGCCGAGATTGCACCCGAATTGTGCACAGCCTACCAGGCTCTTTTTGTATATTACGTAGACAACAAGACCTTGCCGTCATTATGTGGTTGGGGTCCTGAATATCAAATTTTGGTTAAAGCGGTCGTAAATGCCTATCACCGTTATTTGGCATATATTGAACCAAATAAAACGCTCGACGAAGCTGATAAAACTGTCTTAAAAATCGGCATGTATAAGCAGGAGGATGGTGAGTGGCTAACGCCTTTTCATCCCTTAGTCCTAGCCTACTACCTGAACTTGGTTGAACGAGCGACAGTAGAAGGTGACCAGAGTTTTATCAGCTTACCGAAAGTCACCTTAAACCGTCTCAACCCGCAAGGCTTACTGCCCTTTATTTACGATCCTCAGCATGAGTTTTCTTACGTAAAAGCCGTTGAAGACAACTGTTTCTGGCTGCACTGTGTACCGTATCAAGAGACCAACTACAGCTATGTAACTAAGCTAGTACGCGATAAAATCTCAGAGTTTAGTGCGGCCTTTTCGTGCCTATTTAATATAAAAAAAGGTAGTGCCCGCCCGACTTTAATCATGAATAGCATAAATAACTATGACAACCATGAGTTATTTATGGGCATCGTCGAACACATCATAAAACAGCGTACTAAGTGCTTTAATATTCACGTCAATCTCTATGACGATAAGCTGCAAGACAGTGAGTTTGATCAATTTTCAGAAATGGCCAGTTACGAGAAAATCAAACAGGTTTATGGTCTGAATAAGGGTAAGGCAAAAGACCATGCAGACACTATTGTCGACATAATGCGAACGCGTGTGACGTATAGTAAATTCACTCACGGTGATGCGAAAGAGCAAGCTTACGCCCACCTAAGCTTCTTCCGAAACAATCAAAAAATAATGGTAATTGATGACGTTAACCCTAAAGAGAAGTTAAGCGGTATTAGCTGTCACGGGCTGATAAATGGAGAAGCATCCAGCAATGAAGGCAGTAATTACATTACTGGTTTTGGTCTTAAAGGCCTAGAATATGAAAATAGTGAAGTCATAGATATTGCGTTGTTATTGAATCGTTTGAATAAGCCCGCGCGAAGCAATACCAAAACATATAGTAAAAATAGTTCCATTGCTTTGGCTATTGATGACAAGTTTAAAAGCCTGCTGGATCGTTCCTACGATAGCTCAATTTGGACAACAATCATTGACCCTAAAGTAACACTCGATTTTTTTGATAATGATGGCGACACCCTACTGATCCACTACTCAGATCAATACACCAGCTCTGCCGGTTACGATGCGATTACTGTGACTCGCCAATCTGACCTGTACGACAAGGTGCTAGAGAAAGATAATGGTGGCTCAGTCACCGAGTTCAACGCTTTCAATGGTGAATGGCTGTTGAAGATGATTACCGATAACGACAACATCCGAAAAGAACGAAAGGGTATATTAGCCGCCTACAAATTAATCAGCTGTTTGCTCTCAAAGTCGGATATTATCTGGGTGCCAATGTCTGCGGCTGAAATGATACGTGTTTCCGGTAATATCGGCCTCAATATGTCAGAATCAGAGTTCTCTAGGCGGTTACAGGGCTTCAAGTCAGGGCCTATTTCTGATGATGTTCTATTCGTAGGGTTCAAAAACCAACAGCTTTATCTGCTTTCCTTAGAAGTTAAAACCGGGAGCAGCTATAACCCCACTAAAGCAGTTAAACAAGCAAAAGAGCTAGTACGGTATTTAAGCGACCTACTCATCGGGAAAGATCTAGCCGCTAGTCTTTTTCGCAGTTTATTTGTGCGCCAGGCATTGATGCAAGTCGATAAGTACGAGCTGTATGGAATCTATCATGATGATTATTTTGCACCATTATTAGCTCACAAAGAGTGGTGGCTGCAAGGCGATTATTCCTTGGCTGGTATTAAGGGTTATCCGCAGGGCTTTGTGGTTGCGAACTTAGAGAATGACAAGTGTTTTGAGACCAAGCCAGTATTGATCGATAACATCCTCAAGATTGAAGTGCCATCAAGCTTTATGGCAAAAACCATTTCAACACCTTTAATGGAACTTTGGCAGGACTACAGCGCGACAGCTGCTGCTAAAATTCAAGATGTGTATTTTTTAAATGCAAAGACTGAGGCAACAACCTTGGTGTTTGACGCGCTGAGTGAACCGGAGCCCTTGCCTACGCAAGAAGAGCCTGTTCCCGCACTCCCAGTTGAATATGAATCTGTTTCTCACAATGCAGTTCTAGATGTTACGACGGCTGTGATTGAACCTACACCCCAAGCAGCCCTAAAAGTCTTGATAGGCCATGAAATCAACCATCAAGAACCGGTCTATTGGGAACCGACTAATACCGCCAAGTTTATGAATACCAACTCCGGAATCATCGGCACCATGGGTACGGGAAAAACTCAATGTACCAAGTCGGTCGTCACTCAGTTATATCGAAACCAACACCAAAATATTGATGGCAAAGCGATTGGCATGCTGATCTTCGATTACAAGTCAGATTATGTGGATGAGCAATTTCTGAACGCTACTCAGGGAAAGAAATTTAACCTACATAAGCTTCCTTACAATCCATTAAGTTTATTTGGCGATACGCCAATGCTCCCCGTACATACAGCCCGTGGTTTTTCAGAAACCATGAGTAAAGCTTTTGGTCTTGGGCAGAAACAGCAATTACGTCTGCGTAAATTAATCGCTGAAGCCTATGAATTAGCTGGCATCAATAAAGCGGATAAAACAACTTGGACCAAACCAGCGCCTACGATCAGAGACGTGTGGGCGCTGTTTATCGACCAAGAGAAAGTAGAAGAAGACTCACTCTATGCAGCATTAGAAAGCCTTTACGAGCTTGAAATTTTTGAAGACGATATCAATAAGTGCCACAGTCTTTATGACTTGGTCGACTGTATTACCGTAGTAGAGCTAGCAGGTTACCCTCCGCAGATTCAAAACCTCGTTGTGGCACTGACTCTCGATCTATTTTATTCCCAGATGCAAAAGCAAGGTAAACCAGAGGTGCGTGGTGATTTCCGGCAAATCACTAAGATGATTCTGGTTGATGAAGCGGACAACTTTATGTCACAAGATTTCCCCAGCCTACGAAAAGTTCTTAAAGAGGGGCGTGAGTATGGAGTTGGAGTCACCCTATCGACACAGGATATCACTCACTTTAAGACCAAAGAAAATGACTATTCCGCTTATATTCTTAGCTGGGTTGTTCACCGCGTTTCACAGATTAAAAGCCAGGATATTAAATCATTGTTCAATAAGGATGATAAGCCAGAACAGGACAACTTGATGAAAACTATTCGTGAACTAGATAAACACCATAGTTTATATATCGATGGTGATAAGAAAATTTGTAAGATTAAAGATTTGGCTTTTTGGGAAATATCCACTTAA